Genomic DNA from Brassica rapa cultivar Chiifu-401-42 chromosome A04, CAAS_Brap_v3.01, whole genome shotgun sequence:
AAGGACTTTATAATCAGTGTTCTGAAATACATTGCCACATGAACCATGACCGTGAAAGCGAACTATATGTATTTTAAACTTGTTTTCTTAATGTGTTTTAGTTTGGTAGAACTACAAACGCATGCAAGTATGAAAACCATGAAAACTATTACATAAATTTGTGTACTATGTGGTATTGGATAATGGATACAGGGCTACACATACGCGTATGTCATTGGATAATGCTCATTGACGCCAACACTCTCGTTACGACGAGTTACGAGTACCTCGTTACTCGCGGGTACTCACTCGTAATCTCATGCTCAAGGATCGGAGAAGCTTAAACTGGGATTGTGAATCATGGATAACTTGTTTGATTAATTCCAACATGAGTTTGTTCAAATGTTTATAGCCGAGTTTCTTTTCAATTAAAAGTCAAACTTCAAGAAAATCTCACGACACTAAAATCCTCTACCCCAATCTCATGACacatctattctattaatttaaagtcctattttttatctaattaTAAATATTGTCATTTAAAACTTGGACATAtttatatttcactaaaaatAGATATcaatacatttaaaataaaatctttttgaaattttcttagtttattttcaatattacaaACGTGCCACTCCTATTTTTATGGTTAACAACATTAATTTCATCTTTATTACTATACATCCGTAAAACTTTCACCATTTACTTTCACATAAAACTATGGACATTTCATTGTATTTAATTGTTTCTTATTTATTCTagcatttaatttttttcaaagcCTAATAGAGTTGATGTATATAGTTGTGGTGTGTAAGAAATATACACCAACATTGCTTCAGTTTTgacaattaatataaatttatgattGGTAAATTATAGTTATACAACTAtatgatttttataatataattaacctttaaatattttcatagcttagtgctatataaatatatagttgctatattatatgattttaattaaacatattttattcaGATGTGGGTAACATATTATATCATCATTTCTAAAATGGTTAGTTATactataaaaatatactttttagtataattaaattaatattaaaaatgtattatatacaaaaacaattaataacaaagtaaaatatataaaatagatcattatatatttaagaaatctaaataataagattataaagtttcacaatatataacacttgaatgtacattatatatttaaaacatttgaaataatatcaaagttatatatttataaaagaaaaagataatctGCACGGGCTTGCGAGTTCAAACTCtagtctaatctattaatttataatcctattttttttatctatttacaAATGATCTAAATTGGACCATTACATTTAACATGTAGGCATTTTATTGGTATTGTGCTAACTTTGCGATAGAGGATGCATGCACCACACTATCTCTATCTCACCAAAGTTACTACAATCTAAACGTTACAAAGCTATAAAAATGGTAGTACAAGAAattcaaacaaataaatatcaatGCTTTTACCAACTCTAATTGTGTTGGCCTATTTGAACCGTTGTTTTAGCGTCCTGTGTTCCCAAACAAATCCATAGACCGTAAATGTTATAAGAGAAACTTTTGATTTTCATCAATGAAAAAAGTTTCTCAGCTACACTATGTTTATTGTAATATGGTGGAAACCATCCAGAATATGAAAATGTGTCCAGAACTACATCAAGTTTATGTTAATACATGCCACATATacaaagtaaataaatatatggTGGCAACATCACAATTGGGTTAAATTGATTTTAATCAAAGTTAACGAGGTCAATCCGTAATATATTTAAAAGCGCCAGATTGAAAAATCCGACCGACCCAAATCCTTTACCCACCCGTAATGACTTACTTCTCTTGTTTCAATCCTCAATTTCGAAAATTAGGGTTCATACAAGAAAAAATTAATTAGGGAGAAACAGAGGTGACAGATTGAAAGAAAGTAAAGGGAAAACAGATCATGGCTTGACGTGAACGTGTATAAATATAACTCGACTTTTGCAAGTAAGACCTCACAAAGACAGAAGCTCTCGAGACGCAGAAAACATAGAGAGAAGTAACGCATACGTCAAAAACGCAATACacgaaagaaaaaataaaattttcagttttcttttgcaaatcaaacacaatatggtgTCTCAAAAGCTCGAGATCTGCACCAAATTACTGAAGACTGCCGTCTTTATTGTAGCAAACGTGGCTGAATCAGTAGAGCACTTCCGGCAGCTAATGATGGTCGCGCGCCGAAGTTCCCGTTCCTCTTGTTAAATTCATGTGatgagctttttttttgttgaacctTTTTTTGAGTTTTGGCATCGTTTAAGTTAGTATCTCTCGTGCCATGTGGTGTTTTGGAGGTTGTCaatttgtgtgtatatataagtATAACCAAATGAATCATGAAGATTTATGAAGAGTTACAGATGAATCAAATCGTCAATGTTcataaatttgttattttattattgacaatttttttaaaaaaactcatCCATTATAGTAGagaatagaaaaataataatttaagtttcaactctttctctttctctcaatATGTCACCTCTGTTTCTCCCTTAATCGATTTTTCTGGTATGAACCCTAATTTTCGAAATTAGAGACTGAAACGAGAGAAGTAATTTGACACGGGTGGGTAAAGGATTTGGGTCGGGTCGGATTTTTTAATTCAGAGCTAACTTTAATATATTACAGATTGACCTCGATAACTTCGATTAAAATCAATTTAACCCAATTATGATATTGCCaccatatatttatttatttcgtaTATGTGGCATGTATTAACATAAACTTTGTGTAGTTATAGACATATTTTGATACTCTGGATGGTTTCCACCATATTAGAGTAAACATGGTGTAGCTGAAAAACTTTTTTCCTCACTCTATCTAAATCATTTTCAATTGTTACAAACTTGAAAAGAATGTATTTTCAATCTAATGCAACAAGAAGAGAATTTAGCATCACCTACCAAGCCGAAATCAAGCCAATCTAAACGGATAAGAGAATTCGTGTAGACTTTAGAGAGAGGCAGCTAGCTAACTAGGGCCcggtcttgtttttttttagcaaaaagCCCATGTGGACTTAGGGTATTTTAAGTGAATTTTCTATTCCAAATAGCCTACTGTTTGGTTCAAAACATTGAAAACCAATTCTTTTTAAGTAAAGTCAAAAGTCAAAGTTCATATATGCGTGGTGTGTGTATGCATAAACATAAGATACCGAGACGAAACTTGCACAAGTCAAACAACGACGTCTCAGTAGCCCTATATATAAGAGTCATCATTGCATTTATTACACATACAAACCAAGAAAATACCCTAACCAATATCAAAAAGCtctttcttgttttttgttttgtttttttctttatttttcattcCAAGAGAAGAAAAATCTAAGTATTATGAGGAGACAATTAGTGCTCGTAATAATCTTAGTTGTTATTTTCGTAGTTATCTTGGACGTTACACAAGTTGAAGCCACAAGGTCTTTCCCGGTGGCCATCGATGAGATCAGTCTGCTATTGCAGGTGCTGCAAAGAGGTCCGGTTAGAGGCTCGGGTAGGAACGGTTGCACCCATATTCCTCGCGGCGGTTCAGGAAGGTGCCGCCACGGCTAAAGCTGTCACGCGAAACTTCTTCATCAttctttgattcttttctttttgcaaCATTTGTATGTTACGTACATAGTTACATATACGTAGTTATACAGTAGCTTTAGATTTGGTCTCATATCAATTGAATTGTAATCAACGGTAATTTGATTAATACAAACATGTTTTTTTACCGCTAGTCACTAAGTTGGTAAAGAAAATAGCATTTTACGAAACAAATGGAATAATAAAAAGtttccttttttgtttgttttaaaaagaagcTTTATTGGACTTTTCAGCTTGAAAAGGTAGACGATACAGTGAAATAATTCAAGTATTTTGACTTTTATAATTTTACCACATAACACACAATGACACAAACATACGCTTTATATACAGCGTCTGAAGGAAAAGCTGTTCTCACGGCAGTGTACTCCCACTTACACCGTTCGTGGCTGGAGGTTTTTCCTTCCGACGTCTCTTCTTGATGAAGACGTTACAAAAAGTCAGGCCTTGACGGCAACTACAATAAGCTCATTTATGTTTCCTGCTTCACAGTAACATATGAATCTGATATGTTTTGTCTGGAAATTTACGCACACAAGATACCGCGATTTCATAACGTTCCTGTGACATCAGAATCTGCATTAGTGCCCAAATGATTTACCTATAGACCATTGGTGCTAGTAGTTAATTATTTGGTTTTGAAAGGTAACAATATTGGGGTTTATGGATACTCCCAAATCTCGGGAAAATGTTCAATCGAAATTGTTGAAGGTTTAAGTGTTTTAAGAACCTCTCTCGCACACAAGATATGAATCTGATATGTTTTGTCTGGAAATTTACGCACACAAGATACCGCGATTTCATAACGTTCCTGTGACATCAGAATCTGCATTAGTGCCCAAATGATTTACCTATAGACCATTGGTGCTAGTAGTTAATTATTTGGTTTTGAAAGGTAACAATATTGGGGTTTATGGATACTCCCAAATCTCGGGAAAATGTTCAATCGAAATTGTTGAAGGTTTAAGTGTTTTAAGAACCTCTCTCGCCTAGGAAGAACAACATTTGAATCAAACCAATCTAAACCGGTTTGGTTTCTGATTCGGTTCTCTGTATCGGATTGCGAATAATATTGAGCGTTTGACGACACTTACGCCGAATAAACATTACCGGAATCTTTAGACTGGTTACTTTATTTTTAGTACTTGAATTGAAGCTGATCAGAATTGATAACCACTAGAGAGACAAAACCTTTTTATTGAATTTATGATAGGCTTCCGGTTTATCAAAACATAAACAATGATCtgtaaaataatcaaataatttatttcctttaactatcaaattgtttctttttttttttgtcactgactATCAAATTGTTTCTAAAGTCTACAAAACAATGAAACATGTACCATATATTTGCTATAGTACATATGTATACAGGAACAGTTACGTATATATACAAGAACAAAATATTGGGATCAAAATATACGCGAGTGTTCATCCGTGGCACTTTCCCGAGCCTTTGGGGATATGAGTGCAACGGTTCCTGCCGGATTCAGGAACCGTACCCTTCTGCAACGACTGGAACACAGACCGGATCTCACTATCGACGGTGGTTCGTAACAGCCTTGTGGCTTCTACTTGTTTGGCGTTAATGAAAATCAAGAAGAGTGCAAGCAAGATCACTCCAAAGACCACTTGCTTCTTCATCACCACTTTGTTGTCTCTTTGAACTAAAG
This window encodes:
- the LOC108871706 gene encoding uncharacterized protein LOC108871706, whose amino-acid sequence is MKKQVVFGVILLALFLIFINAKQVEATRLLRTTVDSEIRSVFQSLQKGTVPESGRNRCTHIPKGSGKCHG
- the LOC103865146 gene encoding uncharacterized protein LOC103865146, which codes for MRRQLVLVIILVVIFVVILDVTQVEATRSFPVAIDEISLLLQVLQRGPVRGSGRNGCTHIPRGGSGRCRHG